A single genomic interval of Trachemys scripta elegans isolate TJP31775 chromosome 3, CAS_Tse_1.0, whole genome shotgun sequence harbors:
- the TFB2M gene encoding dimethyladenosine transferase 2, mitochondrial: MLGALLSPGLTGRRSVLAALGVAAAALRPLLCGLPGCRAPRRGLGQEPRQHPDSRLQLRLPEAAEAARLVLERARSSPPLRRFIACPDLARAVHASLECGPARGPEPVVLECEPGPGVLTRTLLNAGARVVALESDRAFLPDLQSLENSLHGQLEVVYCDFFRLDPLGCGSMKPPAMYSEKLFENLGILTVPWTADVPVKIIGFLPQKKERNTLWKLIFVMYERSSIYRYGRIELNMFVSEKEYKVLTAKPGELRSYQALSVLWQTACEIQLLHMEPWSSFLTNSKTRGLAIPKSTLLPNDHLCLVRMTPRRNLFTGGMTTTNSSTFILMVKQCLAKRKSKLIDRLNSWSPGSGSKLLRELEIPENIITGNLYPEEYRRLFEAMEHSKEFSQSWLYDEVLENNRNINF; this comes from the exons ATGCTGGGCGCGTTGCTGTCTCCGGggctcaccgggcggcgctcggTGCTGGCGGCTCTGGGGGTCGCGGCCGCCGCGCTCCGGCCCTTGCTGTGTGGCCTCCCCGGCTGCCGAGCTCCCCGGCGCGGCCTGGGCCAGGAGCCGCGGCAGCACCCGGACTCCCGGCTCCAGCTGCGGCTCCCGGAGGCGGCCGAGGCGGCGCGGCTGGTCCTGGAGAGGGCCCGGTCCTCCCCGCCGCTGCGCAGGTTCATCGCCTGCCCCGACCTGGCCCGCGCCGTGCACGCGAGCCTGGAGTGTGGCCCGGCCCGTGGCCCCGAGCCCGTCGTCCTGGAGTGCGAGCCGG GTCCTGGAGTCTTGACCCGGACACTACTCAATGCAGGTGCCCGAGTGGTAGCTCTGGAGAGTGACAGAGCTTTCCTTCCAGATTTACAG TCTCTGGAGAACAGCCTACATGGACAATTAGAAGTTGTTTATTGTGACTTCTTCAGATTGGACCCTTTGGGCTGTGGATCTATGAAACCACCTGCTATGTACTCtgagaaactttttgaaaatttgggcatCTTGACAGTTCCTTGGACAGCAG ATGTTCCTGTAAAAATTATTGGATTCCTTCcccaaaaaaaggaaagaaacactCTTTGGAAGCTTATCTTTGTCATGTATGAACGCAGTTCCATATACAGATATGGAAGAATAGAACTGAACATGTTTGTTAGTGAAAAAGAGTACAAG GTATTGACTGCAAAACCAGGTGAACTAAGGAGTTATCAAGCATTAAGTGTGCTATGGCAAACTGCCTGTGAAATTCAGCTTCTCCACATG gaACCTTGGTCTTCATTTTTGACTAATTCAAAAACCAGGGGACTTGCAATACCGAAGAGCACG ctGCTGCCAAACGACCACTTATGTTTAGTACGAATGACCCCACGGAGGAATTTATTTACAGGTGGCATGACAACCACAAATTCGTCTACCTTTATTCTTATGGTAAAACAGTGTCTTGCTAAACGCAAGTCTAAACTAATTGATAGACTTAA CTCATGGAGTCCAGGCAGTGGGAGTAAACTGTTAAGAGAGCTAGAAATACCGGAAAACATTATAACAGGCAATTTGTACCCAGAAGAATACAGACGCCTTTTTGAAGCTATGGAACACTCTAAAGAATTTAGTCAAAGCTGGCTCTATGATGAAGTCTTGGAAAATAACAGGAACATAAATTTCTAA